A part of Desulfobacter sp. genomic DNA contains:
- the rlmD gene encoding 23S rRNA (uracil(1939)-C(5))-methyltransferase RlmD: protein MAVKKRKTYELEIIDLAFGGKGLAKPEGFPVFVDRCVPGDLAFVKITKKKKSWGEGKLIKVLKPSPLRSEGKCAYCNFCGGCKWQQLPYEKQLEYKRRHVTESLAHIGGLKDVRVTDVVPSDDIFEYRNKMEFSCAAQRWLMPHELEDETVKKGFGIGLHVPGTFDQVIDIKQCEIMPGLGNAILEDVRAFIKDSGLPAYHLRSHEGFWRFLMLRHSVARDQWMVNIVTKTKNEAVVSELGRILAEKYPNIASIMNNITDSKSGVSMGQEELLIHGEDHIIEKLETFKFKISANSFFQTNTRACEKLYTKVREYACLTGNETVLDLYSGTGTIPIWLSGHAKKIYGIEIVHSAVVDARENVRLNNIDNCEFFEGDIKDVFKEVPEKPDVIIIDPPRVGMHKDVVGHVLAHSPDKIVYVSCNPATLARDLEMLASRYAVLEVTPVDMFPHTYHIESVALLVRK from the coding sequence ATGGCTGTAAAAAAAAGAAAAACCTATGAACTGGAAATCATTGATCTGGCGTTCGGGGGCAAGGGCCTGGCCAAGCCGGAGGGGTTTCCCGTATTTGTTGACCGCTGCGTGCCCGGCGACCTGGCCTTTGTAAAGATCACCAAGAAAAAGAAATCCTGGGGCGAGGGCAAGCTGATCAAAGTGCTAAAGCCGTCTCCCCTGCGCAGTGAAGGAAAATGCGCCTATTGTAATTTCTGCGGGGGGTGCAAATGGCAGCAGCTGCCCTATGAAAAGCAGCTGGAGTACAAACGGCGCCATGTCACCGAATCCCTGGCACACATCGGCGGGCTCAAGGATGTCCGGGTCACCGATGTGGTCCCGTCCGATGATATTTTTGAATACCGGAACAAGATGGAATTCTCCTGCGCGGCCCAGCGCTGGCTCATGCCCCATGAGCTGGAGGACGAAACCGTCAAAAAAGGGTTCGGCATCGGCCTCCATGTTCCGGGTACCTTTGACCAGGTCATCGACATTAAACAATGCGAAATCATGCCGGGCCTGGGCAATGCCATCCTTGAGGATGTCAGGGCCTTTATCAAGGATTCCGGCCTGCCCGCCTACCACCTGAGAAGCCACGAGGGATTCTGGCGGTTCCTCATGCTCCGCCATTCCGTGGCCCGGGACCAGTGGATGGTGAATATCGTCACCAAAACCAAGAATGAGGCCGTGGTATCGGAACTGGGGCGGATTCTGGCTGAAAAATACCCCAACATCGCCTCCATCATGAACAATATCACCGATTCAAAATCCGGGGTCTCCATGGGGCAGGAGGAACTTCTCATCCACGGCGAGGACCATATCATTGAAAAGCTGGAGACGTTCAAGTTCAAGATTTCGGCCAATTCCTTTTTCCAGACCAATACCCGGGCCTGTGAAAAGCTGTATACCAAGGTTCGGGAGTATGCCTGCCTGACGGGCAATGAGACCGTTCTGGACCTCTATTCGGGCACCGGCACCATCCCCATCTGGCTCTCGGGCCATGCCAAAAAGATCTACGGCATTGAAATTGTCCATTCCGCTGTGGTGGATGCCCGGGAAAACGTCCGGCTGAACAATATCGACAACTGCGAATTCTTTGAAGGGGACATCAAGGATGTGTTCAAGGAAGTCCCGGAAAAGCCCGACGTGATCATCATCGACCCCCCCCGGGTGGGCATGCACAAGGATGTGGTGGGCCATGTCCTGGCACACTCCCCGGACAAGATCGTCTATGTCTCCTGCAACCCGGCCACCCTGGCCCGGGACCTGGAGATGCTGGCCTCCCGGTACGCCGTGCTGGAAGTCACGCCGGTGGATATGTTCCCCCACACCTACCACATTGAGTCCGTGGCCCTGCTGGTGAGAAAGTAG
- a CDS encoding TetR/AcrR family transcriptional regulator, protein MGIYERKQREKERRRQEILSAAREVFSRKGFNSATMEEIASRAELSPGTLYLYFKNKEELHTSLSIDILAHLGTEISKVVDEEIDVEEKVAKFRDVFIDVYEMDSSILINLFHLQSGETLHNLSEEVMAELKKYSRKAHQAIIAVVKEGIDKGIFIDDHPVALADVLWATYSGVVLWVDSKRLINDEKDFVKPTLRTAFDVIIKGLKAK, encoded by the coding sequence ATGGGTATATATGAACGTAAGCAACGGGAAAAGGAAAGGCGGCGCCAGGAAATCCTTTCCGCTGCCCGTGAGGTATTTTCCAGAAAAGGATTCAACAGCGCAACCATGGAGGAAATCGCGTCCAGGGCGGAACTGAGCCCCGGGACTCTTTACCTTTATTTCAAAAATAAAGAAGAACTCCACACCTCTCTCTCCATAGACATCCTGGCCCATCTGGGGACTGAGATATCCAAGGTGGTGGATGAAGAGATCGACGTTGAAGAAAAGGTGGCTAAATTCCGGGATGTGTTTATTGATGTCTATGAAATGGATTCAAGCATTCTGATCAACCTGTTTCACCTCCAGTCCGGTGAGACCCTTCACAACCTTTCTGAAGAGGTGATGGCGGAACTGAAAAAATATTCCCGCAAGGCCCACCAGGCCATCATCGCCGTGGTCAAGGAAGGCATTGACAAGGGGATTTTTATAGACGACCACCCCGTGGCCCTGGCCGATGTCCTATGGGCCACCTACTCCGGTGTGGTACTCTGGGTGGATTCCAAGCGTCTGATCAACGATGAAAAGGATTTTGTCAAACCCACCCTGAGAACCGCTTTCGATGTTATTATTAAAGGGTTGAAAGCGAAATAG
- a CDS encoding alpha/beta hydrolase, whose product MKTVETQFSADGFTLKGTLHLPETAGKPPLVVGSHGLEGSRCSAKQMVLSRLLPAKGMAFFRFDHRGCGESEGNFAEDTSLDKRSRDFTAAVAHVMEMGLTSGQLALFGSSMGGATCINAWQALEQMKIHPMGGVLCAAPVISRTIKNIPLDATDNRPALPLKFFAENLLFNILDRAAALHHVMVFHGDADNIVPVSNAHDLYDAIQAPKEKIIHPGGAHQMTDPSHQADFEVRAMAWYKGIFGL is encoded by the coding sequence ATGAAAACAGTGGAGACTCAATTCAGCGCAGACGGATTTACCCTTAAAGGCACCCTTCATCTTCCCGAAACCGCCGGCAAACCGCCGTTGGTGGTGGGCTCCCACGGCCTTGAGGGAAGCCGGTGTTCAGCCAAGCAGATGGTGCTGTCCAGGCTGCTGCCGGCAAAGGGCATGGCCTTTTTCCGCTTTGACCACCGGGGCTGCGGGGAGAGTGAAGGAAATTTTGCAGAGGACACCTCCCTGGACAAGCGGAGCCGGGATTTTACGGCGGCGGTGGCCCATGTCATGGAGATGGGTCTCACCTCGGGACAACTGGCCCTGTTCGGCTCCTCCATGGGCGGCGCCACCTGCATCAATGCCTGGCAGGCCCTTGAGCAAATGAAAATTCATCCCATGGGCGGGGTGCTCTGCGCCGCCCCTGTCATCAGCAGGACCATAAAGAATATTCCATTGGACGCCACTGACAACCGCCCTGCCCTGCCCCTGAAATTCTTTGCGGAAAACCTGCTTTTCAATATTCTGGACCGGGCCGCCGCCCTCCACCATGTCATGGTCTTCCACGGGGATGCCGACAACATCGTACCGGTATCCAATGCCCATGACCTCTATGACGCCATCCAGGCCCCCAAGGAAAAGATCATCCACCCGGGGGGCGCCCACCAGATGACCGATCCGTCCCACCAGGCGGACTTTGAAGTCCGGGCCATGGCCTGGTACAAGGGTATCTTCGGCCTCTAA
- the ribB gene encoding 3,4-dihydroxy-2-butanone-4-phosphate synthase translates to MNQNLLTPFGTPIQRVEKGLAALAAGAGVLVADDEDRENEVDLIFPAHSLTCGQMAMLIRECSGIVCLCLPHDKVRALGLPPMAVENSSQYQTAFTVSIEAAAGVTTGVSARDRLTTVKAAIAPDAVPADLNRPGHVFPLRARPGGVLERTGHTEATVDLMTLAGLPPYGVLCELTNPDGTMARLPRAVEFGEINELPVLTVQDIIAYRKNEGALKAS, encoded by the coding sequence ATGAATCAGAATCTGTTAACCCCTTTTGGAACCCCCATCCAACGCGTGGAAAAAGGACTTGCGGCCCTTGCCGCAGGTGCCGGCGTTTTGGTTGCCGACGACGAAGACCGGGAAAATGAAGTGGACCTTATCTTTCCGGCCCATTCCCTGACCTGCGGCCAGATGGCCATGCTCATCCGGGAATGCTCGGGCATCGTCTGCCTCTGCCTTCCCCACGACAAGGTAAGGGCCCTGGGGCTCCCCCCCATGGCAGTCGAAAATTCCAGCCAGTACCAGACGGCCTTTACCGTCAGCATTGAAGCGGCAGCCGGTGTCACCACCGGCGTTTCGGCCCGGGACCGCCTGACCACGGTGAAGGCCGCCATTGCCCCGGATGCCGTGCCCGCCGACCTGAACCGGCCGGGCCATGTTTTTCCTCTGCGGGCCCGCCCCGGCGGTGTGCTTGAACGGACCGGCCATACCGAGGCCACCGTGGATCTCATGACCCTGGCAGGTCTGCCCCCCTACGGGGTACTCTGCGAACTGACCAACCCAGACGGCACCATGGCCCGGCTGCCCCGGGCCGTTGAATTCGGCGAGATCAACGAACTGCCCGTTCTCACGGTGCAGGATATTATCGCTTACAGGAAAAATGAAGGCGCACTAAAAGCCTCCTAA
- a CDS encoding GNAT family N-acetyltransferase, whose protein sequence is MTKVSYWADSYVEKLCNAQEALQHIRPGQRVFIGSSCGEPQHLVNELSAISNRFTDLEIVRLLSIESGPLTLIANRSHSQQFNIRSFYLGSGSPSIIKKNQRFITPANLSQIPDLFKSGLMPLNAALIQASPPDDFGWMSLGVSVDINLAACETADIVICQINPNMPRVLGRSFIHVNDVDYIVEHEEDLLTIKPLPEMETANTIARHISRLIEDDSTIQTSLGVTNEAVMVCLSGKNDIGIHSQYLSDAIMRLFSIGVVTNKKKGFNDGKLVAGSAVGSNLLYEFIDDNPSIEFHPSDYINNPGIIGRHNKMVTLNTAMAIDLTGQVAADALPFNNYTGINGLLDFTRGAAMSPGGKSILMLTSTSDHGRQSRIVPRLDDIAVVVPRGDVQFVATEYGVVNLFGKTLQERAMALVSIAHPDFRDELFAQAKELDLIDQERKFKQAIKGVYPLKYEEHIEINGLPVTFRPAKPVDERSIQEHYYTMNRGDIVSRFFHEKKSFVHDQIDTTYEIDYVNDLTIVATIGELGFEKIIAVGEYFRNTIINMAEVAFSVSKEYQGMGIAQILQEKLARAAIDNGIKGLIAYTSPQNKGMIRLFNKLPYAVKSEKDEDMLILNCLFSEPLDKDKALGDSIMSMG, encoded by the coding sequence ATGACTAAAGTAAGCTATTGGGCGGATTCATATGTGGAGAAACTCTGCAATGCCCAGGAAGCCCTGCAGCATATCCGGCCGGGCCAGCGGGTGTTCATTGGATCTTCCTGCGGCGAGCCCCAGCATCTGGTCAACGAATTGTCCGCCATTTCAAACCGGTTCACCGACCTTGAAATCGTCAGGCTGCTGAGTATCGAAAGCGGCCCCTTAACCCTGATTGCCAACCGGTCCCATTCCCAGCAGTTCAATATCCGTTCCTTTTACCTGGGATCCGGCTCCCCCAGCATCATCAAAAAAAACCAGCGGTTCATCACCCCGGCCAACCTCTCCCAGATCCCTGACCTGTTCAAGTCCGGGCTCATGCCCCTGAATGCGGCCCTGATCCAGGCATCACCGCCGGACGATTTCGGTTGGATGAGCCTGGGGGTTTCCGTGGACATCAACCTGGCGGCCTGCGAAACGGCAGACATTGTGATCTGCCAGATCAACCCCAACATGCCAAGGGTCCTGGGCAGAAGCTTCATCCATGTCAATGACGTGGACTATATCGTGGAGCACGAAGAAGACCTGCTCACCATCAAGCCCCTGCCGGAAATGGAGACCGCCAATACCATTGCCAGGCATATTTCCCGGCTTATTGAGGACGACTCCACCATCCAGACCAGCCTGGGGGTGACCAACGAGGCCGTCATGGTATGCCTGTCGGGGAAAAATGATATCGGCATCCATTCCCAGTACCTCTCCGACGCCATCATGCGGCTCTTTTCCATCGGCGTGGTCACCAACAAAAAAAAGGGGTTCAACGACGGAAAGCTGGTTGCCGGTTCTGCCGTGGGCTCCAACCTGCTCTATGAATTCATCGACGACAACCCCTCCATTGAATTCCATCCCTCGGACTATATCAACAACCCAGGAATCATCGGCCGCCACAACAAGATGGTCACCCTGAACACGGCCATGGCCATCGACCTCACCGGACAGGTGGCTGCCGACGCCCTGCCCTTTAACAATTACACCGGCATCAACGGGCTTCTGGACTTTACCCGGGGGGCGGCCATGTCTCCGGGGGGCAAATCCATCCTCATGCTCACCTCCACCTCGGACCACGGCCGCCAGAGCCGTATCGTCCCCAGGCTGGATGACATTGCCGTGGTGGTCCCCAGGGGGGATGTCCAGTTTGTGGCCACGGAATACGGGGTGGTCAACCTCTTTGGCAAGACGCTGCAGGAACGGGCCATGGCCCTGGTCTCCATCGCCCACCCGGATTTCAGGGACGAGCTTTTCGCCCAGGCCAAGGAATTGGACCTCATTGACCAGGAAAGGAAATTTAAACAGGCCATCAAGGGGGTTTACCCCCTGAAATACGAAGAGCATATTGAGATCAACGGGCTGCCCGTCACCTTCAGGCCCGCCAAACCCGTGGACGAGCGGAGCATCCAGGAGCATTACTACACCATGAACCGGGGAGATATTGTTTCCCGCTTTTTCCACGAGAAAAAAAGTTTTGTCCACGACCAGATCGACACCACCTATGAAATCGACTATGTCAACGACCTGACCATTGTGGCCACCATCGGCGAACTGGGATTTGAAAAGATCATTGCCGTGGGGGAATATTTCAGGAACACCATCATCAATATGGCAGAGGTGGCCTTTTCCGTATCAAAGGAATACCAGGGCATGGGCATTGCCCAGATTCTCCAGGAAAAACTTGCCCGCGCCGCCATCGACAACGGCATCAAGGGGCTGATTGCCTATACCTCCCCCCAGAACAAGGGGATGATCCGGCTGTTCAACAAGCTGCCCTATGCGGTGAAATCCGAAAAGGACGAGGACATGCTCATCCTCAACTGCCTCTTTTCGGAGCCGTTGGATAAAGACAAGGCCCTGGGGGACTCCATCATGTCCATGGGATGA
- a CDS encoding efflux RND transporter permease subunit, which produces MKTLSRWFTRNPVAANLLALLVILGGLFTLWGIRIEGFPKIPPTTLSIDVAYPDAGAGQVDDGISRKIEKSLEGLAGIKKITSIAHEGACRILVQKETGYDMIRLLNDVKSRVDGIGNLPARAERPIVSVDEFQDFALLVQIYGDVDEKTLQQAARLVELELKARPEISRITAFGKKERELRLELDSEKLKAFSLSVSDVAEAVSRNRSQIGFGRLKNDGQKIIIRSDARLEYHDQLMALPLITAPDGALVFIRDVAKIVDGYADVDSSAFFQGRPSVGLVINTSARGDLIQVSRAARQAVEALSGQLPEAVKTDIWADISVYMKNRLHLLQTNAWQGLLIVFVILALFLNTRLAFWVAMGIPFSIAGALALMGRSFLDYSLNDITTFGMIIVLGILVDDAVVVGESVFESRQHTRDPIKGTVEGVHRVALATIFGCLTTIAAFFPLMLTKNDLGRILASFAVVVCVALLFSLIESKLVLPAHLASVSMGEKPGSNPFSRACNRIRSTAARGLDFFNRRIYAPVLRASLSHRYTVLVVFIFLALAGGWLIRMGHIRTVFFPDIPGDVITVSGTMERGMPAELALKNARIIEGAARDLNGELSQVHIREPGARSAALPPIRNIMTAVDGNYAFDIYAELQPQDKRKVETMDLLRMWRQRTRGLEGLQSLKFSGNAETGGGFILKVSSRDTANLADGVNAVKAGLEKISGVSDIRDDLASGETEIRLRLKDEARHLGLTPEDLSAQIGAAFGGFQIDRFQKGEDEVKLKVIMGRGQRRYISHLLDARIRLGDGSLVPLPMVADFKFRKAASYIQRENGRRTALVMAALDKSQVSAGEVFDSLESEVIPGIEASLPGLTVSRGGELEEEGEMKGGLVKALVMILILIYALLAVPLKSYWKPFVIMSVIPFGFTGAAAGHFISGVPLSLLSFFGMLALAGIVVNDSLVMLTRFNELLDQGNSVKKALHTAGTSRFRAIFLTTATTVCGLMPLLSETSEQAQYLIPAAVSLAYGELFATLITLILIPILMAIAYDIRGLLAPSRLIRPA; this is translated from the coding sequence ATGAAAACATTATCCCGGTGGTTTACCCGAAATCCTGTGGCGGCCAATCTTCTGGCCCTGCTGGTGATCCTCGGCGGTCTGTTCACCCTCTGGGGCATCCGCATCGAAGGGTTCCCCAAAATCCCGCCCACCACCCTATCCATTGATGTGGCCTATCCCGATGCCGGTGCCGGCCAGGTGGACGACGGCATTTCCAGAAAAATTGAAAAATCGCTGGAAGGCCTGGCCGGCATAAAAAAAATCACTTCAATTGCCCATGAAGGGGCCTGCCGGATACTGGTCCAGAAGGAGACCGGCTACGATATGATCCGCCTGCTCAACGACGTGAAGTCCCGGGTGGACGGTATCGGCAACCTGCCGGCCCGGGCCGAGCGCCCCATTGTCTCGGTGGATGAATTCCAGGATTTTGCCCTCCTGGTCCAGATATACGGAGATGTGGACGAAAAAACACTGCAGCAGGCGGCCCGGCTGGTGGAACTGGAACTCAAGGCCCGCCCCGAGATCTCCCGGATCACCGCCTTCGGCAAAAAGGAGAGGGAGCTCCGCCTGGAGCTGGACAGTGAAAAACTCAAAGCCTTCAGCCTATCGGTCAGCGATGTGGCCGAGGCGGTATCAAGGAACCGGTCCCAGATCGGTTTCGGCCGGCTCAAAAACGACGGCCAAAAAATCATTATCCGCTCCGATGCCAGGCTGGAATACCATGACCAGCTCATGGCCCTTCCACTGATCACCGCCCCGGACGGCGCCCTGGTATTCATCCGGGATGTGGCCAAAATTGTCGACGGATATGCAGATGTGGATTCCTCGGCCTTTTTCCAGGGCAGGCCCTCGGTGGGGCTGGTCATCAACACCAGCGCCAGGGGCGACCTGATCCAGGTGAGCCGTGCGGCCCGGCAGGCGGTGGAGGCCCTGTCCGGGCAGTTGCCCGAGGCGGTCAAAACCGATATATGGGCGGATATCTCCGTGTACATGAAAAACAGGCTTCACCTGCTCCAGACCAATGCCTGGCAGGGACTGCTCATCGTTTTTGTCATCCTTGCCCTGTTTTTAAACACCAGACTGGCCTTCTGGGTGGCCATGGGCATCCCCTTTTCCATTGCCGGGGCCCTGGCCCTCATGGGCAGGTCTTTTCTGGATTATTCCCTCAACGACATCACCACCTTTGGCATGATCATCGTACTGGGCATCCTGGTGGACGACGCCGTGGTGGTGGGGGAATCGGTGTTTGAATCCCGGCAGCATACCCGGGACCCCATCAAGGGAACGGTGGAGGGGGTTCACCGTGTGGCCCTGGCCACCATATTCGGCTGCCTTACCACCATTGCCGCCTTTTTTCCCCTCATGCTCACCAAAAACGATTTGGGAAGGATACTGGCCTCCTTCGCCGTGGTGGTCTGTGTGGCCCTGCTCTTCTCCCTCATTGAAAGCAAGCTGGTCCTGCCCGCCCACCTGGCATCGGTGTCCATGGGGGAAAAACCGGGCTCAAATCCCTTTTCCCGGGCCTGTAACCGGATCCGGTCGACAGCGGCCCGGGGCCTTGATTTTTTCAACCGGCGCATCTACGCCCCGGTGCTCAGGGCAAGCCTTTCCCACCGGTATACGGTGTTGGTGGTCTTTATCTTCCTGGCCCTGGCCGGGGGATGGCTGATCCGCATGGGCCATATCAGGACCGTCTTTTTTCCCGATATTCCCGGGGACGTCATCACCGTAAGCGGCACAATGGAAAGGGGGATGCCCGCAGAGCTGGCCCTTAAAAACGCCCGAATCATTGAAGGGGCGGCCCGGGATCTCAATGGGGAACTCAGCCAGGTGCATATCCGGGAACCCGGGGCCCGGTCTGCCGCTCTCCCCCCCATCCGGAACATCATGACCGCGGTGGACGGTAATTACGCCTTTGACATCTATGCAGAGCTCCAGCCCCAGGACAAACGGAAAGTTGAAACCATGGATCTGCTCAGGATGTGGCGGCAACGGACCCGGGGCCTGGAAGGGCTGCAGAGTCTGAAGTTCAGCGGCAACGCCGAAACCGGGGGCGGATTTATCCTCAAGGTATCCTCCCGGGACACCGCCAACCTGGCAGACGGCGTAAATGCCGTTAAAGCAGGTCTTGAAAAGATTTCAGGGGTCTCCGATATCCGGGACGATCTTGCTTCGGGGGAGACCGAAATCCGCCTCCGCCTCAAGGATGAGGCCCGGCACCTGGGACTGACGCCGGAAGATCTCTCCGCCCAGATCGGTGCGGCCTTCGGCGGATTTCAAATCGACAGGTTCCAGAAAGGAGAGGACGAGGTGAAGCTAAAGGTCATCATGGGCAGGGGCCAGCGCCGGTATATCAGTCATCTTCTGGACGCCCGGATCCGCCTTGGAGACGGCAGCCTGGTCCCCCTTCCCATGGTGGCGGATTTCAAATTCAGGAAGGCCGCAAGCTATATCCAGAGGGAAAACGGCCGCCGGACTGCCCTGGTCATGGCCGCCCTGGACAAGTCTCAGGTCTCTGCAGGAGAGGTGTTTGATTCCCTTGAATCGGAGGTGATTCCCGGTATTGAGGCCTCCCTGCCCGGCCTTACGGTCTCCCGGGGCGGGGAACTGGAGGAGGAAGGGGAAATGAAAGGCGGGCTGGTCAAGGCCCTGGTCATGATCCTCATCCTCATCTATGCCCTGCTGGCCGTTCCCCTGAAATCATACTGGAAACCCTTCGTGATCATGTCCGTAATCCCCTTTGGATTTACCGGGGCTGCGGCCGGCCATTTCATCTCAGGCGTCCCCTTAAGCCTGCTTTCCTTTTTCGGGATGCTGGCCCTGGCCGGCATTGTGGTCAACGACAGCCTGGTCATGCTCACCCGGTTCAACGAACTCCTGGACCAGGGCAATTCGGTAAAAAAAGCCCTGCACACTGCCGGCACCAGCCGGTTCAGGGCCATATTCCTGACCACGGCCACCACGGTATGCGGGCTTATGCCCCTGCTGTCCGAGACATCTGAACAGGCCCAGTATCTGATTCCGGCGGCGGTATCCCTGGCCTACGGGGAATTGTTCGCCACCCTCATCACCCTGATCCTCATTCCCATCCTCATGGCCATCGCCTACGACATCCGGGGGCTGCTGGCCCCCTCCCGCCTCATCCGGCCCGCCTGA
- a CDS encoding CinA family nicotinamide mononucleotide deamidase-related protein codes for MIAEILSTGDEVLLGDIVDTNSSYLCRRLKEAGITVSRITAVGDDIRAISQTLKTIAGRAEACIVTGGLGPTRDDLTAQAAARTAGIELERNGQALDSMKAFFEKRNYELTRANEKQAMLPAGARVLENSHGTAPGFEMDIGGCRFFFMPGVPDEMRQMFQGKVRPALLAMTGGTGEIRVERLMVFGLGESAVGERLQGFEERFPGLDLGFRARFPLIEVKIVAHSQELEMGGAKDWALGRLDRRVISRQGLTLAQETGRLLSNAGQTLSIAESCTGGLIANMITDVAGASDYFLFSATTYANSAKTDVLGVAEQTLIDHGAVSEPTAREMAAGARRAGNSDWAVSTTGIAGPTGGTGEKPVGTVCIGVAGPSGVSARRFVLDMGSRERNKEMFAATALEMLRREVVKAAG; via the coding sequence ATGATTGCAGAAATTCTTTCCACAGGGGATGAGGTCCTGCTGGGGGACATCGTTGATACCAACAGCAGCTATTTGTGCCGGCGGCTCAAGGAGGCGGGGATTACCGTGTCACGGATCACGGCGGTGGGGGACGATATCCGAGCCATCAGCCAGACCCTGAAGACCATTGCCGGCCGGGCTGAGGCCTGTATTGTCACCGGCGGCCTGGGGCCCACCCGGGACGACCTCACGGCCCAGGCTGCCGCCCGGACCGCCGGCATCGAGCTTGAACGCAATGGCCAGGCGCTGGATTCCATGAAGGCTTTTTTTGAAAAACGGAATTATGAACTGACCCGGGCCAATGAAAAGCAGGCCATGCTGCCCGCAGGGGCAAGGGTCCTTGAGAACAGCCACGGCACTGCGCCGGGATTTGAAATGGATATAGGGGGCTGCCGCTTTTTTTTCATGCCCGGGGTGCCCGATGAAATGCGGCAGATGTTCCAGGGGAAGGTGCGGCCGGCGCTCCTTGCAATGACCGGAGGAACGGGTGAAATCCGGGTGGAACGGCTCATGGTCTTCGGACTGGGCGAATCTGCCGTGGGGGAGAGACTCCAGGGATTTGAAGAACGGTTTCCCGGGCTGGATCTGGGATTCAGGGCCAGGTTTCCCCTGATCGAAGTGAAGATCGTTGCCCATTCCCAGGAACTTGAGATGGGAGGGGCCAAAGACTGGGCGCTGGGGCGGCTGGACCGCAGGGTGATCTCCCGCCAGGGGTTGACCCTGGCCCAGGAAACCGGCCGGCTCCTTTCCAATGCCGGCCAGACCCTGAGTATCGCGGAATCCTGCACCGGCGGCCTCATTGCCAATATGATCACCGATGTGGCCGGGGCGTCGGACTATTTCCTTTTTTCCGCCACCACCTATGCCAATTCCGCCAAGACCGATGTGCTGGGGGTGGCGGAACAGACCCTCATAGACCACGGGGCGGTGAGTGAGCCCACGGCCCGGGAGATGGCTGCCGGGGCAAGGCGGGCCGGAAACTCCGACTGGGCCGTATCCACCACGGGCATTGCCGGCCCCACCGGCGGTACCGGTGAAAAGCCCGTGGGAACGGTCTGCATCGGGGTGGCCGGGCCTTCGGGCGTATCCGCCCGGCGGTTTGTCCTGGACATGGGAAGCCGGGAGCGGAACAAAGAGATGTTTGCGGCCACGGCGTTGGAGATGCTCAGAAGGGAAGTTGTTAAAGCGGCGGGTTAG